AAAATGAGGAATGAACAGAGTCTAAAGAAGACATTCAGTCAGtcttggaggacaaagaatgaaGCCATATTACCCAGAATACCCACAATTATCTGTATTGTTGTCACTGATCGTTAGTTGTGTAGTCTCTTTATTGTGTGAtttttgtattgtgtgtgtgtgtgtgtgtgtgtgtgtgtgtgtgtgtgtgtatgtgtgtgtgtgtgtgtctttgtctgtctgtgttggatGGTCCTGTTTCTACATGTCAACTGCAATCACCACGTCTTTAACTGTGACATTTTTATTTCTGGTTCTgctttgtttttgtctttcttTTGTCTCCTAAATCCCTTCAAACCACCTCCTGCTAACCTCGCTTGGAAAATGTACTGTTTTTCGTTCTGTGTTTTGTAAATCCTTCCGCTGTCGCACCAAAAACACACTGCGCtacactacctgcctcccctccttccccttcctccctttccttgacgttcctgctcctctccttgcttctcctcctcctttaaTTCTCCTTGGCTGCCTCtcgctccttccctccctccttccctttggTTATCCCAGTCCTCAAACTCGCGTGGCTATGCCAAGCCCTGGCTGGCACACAGTAAAACGCCAACGCCAACCAAGTGCCAGTCCTGCCCAGACCACGACCACACCACCCCTGGGCACGAGGTAACAAACTGACCCCTCCCGCCACCCGTCCCAAGCCCCAGCGAACTAATAATGCaccaactcacacacactgtcactcactTACGGGGGTGGCCATACACCCTGCATATGTGCACACTGTGCAATGGGACCATGAAGATCTAAAAGACGTGACATTAAAATTCAGCTTTAAGACTGAATATATTTGCGTTATATCTTGTTTCACCGTTTCTTGCTCAATAGGCCAGTTAAACGTATTCATATGTGAATTGTCACAATATTTTAGGCCCCCGGCAAGAAGTGACTGGCAGTAGGTCAATAGAGATTCCAAGTGACATCCTTTTAAAGAGCAAGTAGTGAGAAATTGTATAATTATTAGCGAACTCCATCTAGTAGTTCTAGGGATTTAGTTTGGCCGTCTTGTTGGTCATTTTTCAAATGGCGTGTCTGCTGTATTATGATAGTATGGGGATGATGCTTGAAAGTAGTACCTGCTCCTTTAGTTAAAGGTTGACGCAGCAATATGACATCATCATTACGCATCGGAACAACATCCTGGCTCCAAGTGTCGTCAACAACGAAAAATTCAAATCCACTATTGACTTCCCAATGTCGGCATGCCTCAAGACTCAAATTGGGAAGAGCCAAAAGTGTGACGGCCTTTGCAGACTCGTACTCTGTTTGGCTGACGTCGTCCCGCCGTGTACGATGATGTCATAGTGTGGAGTCTACCTTTTTAAAGGGCCAATGCAGTCAAACATTTTACTTcctattatatttatatatataatcaTCATTTTTTTCCACACGGAGTTGGAAATCGTTTACATTGTGAAAAGGATGATAATggccttttagtgtaagagctgtttgaaaaggttGTCTGAAATGTCAGTCTGTTTTGACCTTCCATGCGGCAAAagagttaatagaccaatgagaaagAATTCTCTGCCACCAGCAGCTGATTTTCAGTTTTCCCTCCCCACTCAAACCACTCCTAGCAAAATTCCTGCttaagaaattgctctttgctaataAGCTATTTTTGTTGACTTTTAACCATATGAATTGACAACAATCACAGGAAGgtatttaattgttacccagaaattatttgatattgatataaaaacagCTGCAATTAACTTTTAAACAGCTGTTTCTTAATCCTGGTCCCGGGCACCTGAAGGCTCAGTTTGGTTTTTGTCCGAGCAGGTGTGTAGTGCTgaggcaaaaacaaaaatgtgcaccccCTTTTTGGTCCTCGGGACCAGGAGTAAGAAACGCTGCTTTAATGTATTCAGTAGCACCGTTTGCCACTGTTTGACATTCCCTGTGTCTGTCTATAGGGGGCAGTTTCGGGGTCCAAGCTGAAGAGGCCCACCTTCCACTCCAGCCGAGGGTCTCTGACTGGAGAGAATGGAGGAGCTACACCCACTTCTACTAAACCTGGACGCACCGGTAAGAACCAAGTCCTCTGATTTTTTTTTATAGCAGATTTGATTCCAATTTTCAGTTCTCTATTTGTGTTGTCTTGGAACATGTGATTCCCGTAATGAAAACGAGACTAAAcgtcttttttttttatctattCACGTTCTATCTCTCATTAcctacccctcctcctttctccctctctcctcctctcctctcagaccCCAGGCGTACCCCATCGGGAGCCAGTGGTGCTGCCAGCCGGGCGGGCAGCAGAGCGGGCAGCAGGGCCAGCAGCCGGCGGGGCAGCGACGCTTCGGATGCCTCGGAGCTCCTGGAGACGCGCTCGGCCTGCTCGGACACCTCGGACACCCCCCGGCGACCAGGAGCAGCCAAGCCCTCCAAGATCCCTACCATCTCCAAGAAGACCCCGAGCCCCAAGACACCCGCTTCTGGGAAGAAGTAGTGAAGGAGACGTGTAAAAAAAAACGTCATACATCTAACTATAGAGCTGGTTTGACTCCACGGGCTACCCCAGCCCCCCCAAACACCAGCCAGGATGAAATGGAGAGGAAGATGTCCAAACTATACAATTAGATCTGGTAGAACGGACCGTCTTCCATTTCAAAGAGATGCTCTATAGTGGACAGACTACTGGCGGCCATATTGGGTGTCACATTTGATCCAAACATCCATCCATAGGGCTTGCATGGGATTCATGCACCAAGACTACTGTATGGAAGGCaggtagagagggggatagatggggGGAGAAATATCTTTCTCTTTTTTCCCCACTTtcgtacacacactcactgggggGCATCGAGGCCCGGGTTCGTGCACTTAGACTGGGGTGAAACAGGACAGAACTTCCCCCTTTAAAACCCAGATCCCAGTTTGCCTTCCAGTCTCCTGTGCGCTCTCTCTCGTAACGGGATTGTGCTAAGACTGTTTCAGAGAAAGCCACAGCACTTTGAACCaaccaacatgatgctgccttaTTTGTGTTGCACATTTCTGTCCTTACTTTTACCTAATCTGAGTTCCACAGAGCGTTAGGTAGAGCCTTGTAACTACTTTGTGCatgtacacactgacacacacacaactgaaatacgcacacacacattgaggGTAGTGATGAAATGACTCAGAACTTGCTGGAGAATGGCATTCCGAAGTACTGGATTGTGGAAATTGTTTCTCACCGGGAGTTAAACAGAACATATCCAATGACTGCCATCTTGTTTTTTACTCTCCTGGACTGGGAAGTGAAGAGGAATTTCACTTCATGTCTGTGGGTCGGGAACAACCGGACTAGCGTGGATTTATGTTCAGTGTGTGGGCTGCCCCACTCTGACAACTGCCTAAACCTCAAGCCTAGGAGACCTTGGAAGTGGTgggaaacacacatacacactgcaatgTCCTCACAATCCACTGCAACAATCAGTGTGTTGGTCGgtgggagtgtgtgtttgatggAATGGAGGGTTTGTCATATGGCCCCATTAGTCTGAAGCTAACACTCAAAATTCAAAGATGACTTCTTGGCCGGGACCCCACAAACAACAAAAACGTGACAAAATGTCTAACAATGAAGTGGCTTGTAAGGACATGCACAATTTAACACAATTGAAACTAGGCTTATTCCAGATTAGAGATTGAAAACCGGCGCACACTGACAGTCTGTATCGCTGTAATTCCACTTCGCCCCTCTCCCCTCCGTTGCCGCTGGGAACCCCCAGAGCAGCGGACATAAATGTTTGTGTATACGCGTGTCGTCGTCACGCGGTACAGAAATCAGAGGTCCTCCGCGTGCATCGCTGTGTGCAAAGATTAGATTTGTGAATGTCTTTCTTTCATTCTGGTTCATTTATAATCCTgttgtatttttttgtttgttgctttTCTAGTTTAAGAAaacagttttatttatttttcagttCTGTATCATATCACCTTGGAGAATGATTAGTATTGAGATGAATGAAGTCATGGTATTTTGTACCAAGGAAAATGTCCGCTCCTCTCTTCAACGTTGTATGTTTCTACTTCTTCATAACATTACTCAACCAGGAAGCTGACTGATTCCCATGgcagccttttttttttttttttttttttttgctaatgACTACAACTCCTAGAACATGACCAAAGGGGGTTTGCCCTTATTGTGTTGGCAAAAAAAAAACTATGAATATGAATGAAAGGGAGCTGAAGGGGCCAATGAGAGAACCCCTAGTGTCCCGCCTTATAGGCGTTTGAATTGTCGTGTCTTTGATGGCTGCAAATGTGCTTCCCTGTTTGTTGATGTGAGAGCTGAAGTATATGAAAACCTAATGAACGCAAGTGACATCTTAaggtgatttttatttatttattgtctcTTTTGGGGATCCGGGCGCAGGAGAGAACTCACCTTTTGGTGTTATTCAGTGTGATGAAGAGAAAATATGGAGGGGGGGCGGTTAGAAGTCAAttgtgtaaaataaaaatataagatTATAAACCTTTTTGTTCTCATTTTGTATTAAAAAATATGCTTGCAGTAAAAAAAAGAAATATTTTGtcgtttttaattttaatttcatTTGGGGGAAATTGTGTGTGTCCTTGAGTCGGTAGACCACAGTCTCTGCACACCGGAAATGGCTTGGTAATTAGGGTTGGGGTACAATTAGTGTCTCCAGAGATAAGAACACGCCCTGTAGTAGGATCTTCAACAGAGGGAGGGACGTCTCTGTGGTCATGGATGGGTGTGTTTCTCTGGCGCTttctattctacagtatattGTGGGGAAATGTCGCTGAGGTCCATCTCATTCTCTGCTTCCACGGTAGCTAAGTATACGActtggtttgtgtgtgttaggGGAGGAGATGGAGCTATTACGTCCTCTCCgttagagagagaaaatgaaaatCACCTTGGGTTTATTTGGCAGATGGGGTTTGCTCTTTTATAGTCTTCTCTgtgcagctgtgtgtctgtttacatGGAACTATCCGAACCCACTCACATCCTCTCCCACCATCCCCATCTGTCCTCACCACCTATCCTTGCTCCGACAACAGACTGACGGACTCATTATCCTTCTCTCACCGTTCCCTCTCCATCCGTCATTCCTCTCTCCGGCCCTAAAATCCCTCAACACTggagaaacaaaaacaaaaataccaCAGAAAATACTCATTCCTGGCACTTCTGACTCCCTGGCCTTAGAAGAGATGCTGTTTGGTTTGGTCTGTGTGTATTTCTGCTGTTCAAAGTGGCCGCAAGTCCCAGGGTGCTTTTGATGTCAAACAAACACAAACTGGCATTGAACTGACACTCACTACTATATTTGAGCCCGTGTCATTTCTCCCCTCAAATCCCTTTCTATCCCACACACAGGATTGCAGTCAAACTGGAAGGAGGAAAAGGCAACTCGCAATCTGTTTAACAGGAAATTCAAACGTATAAATACCGAAAACAATTTTATAGGGTACACGTTTTGTCAGTACACCTTAAGCTACAGCAGTCTCCATTCATGCTGTAAAGATACGGAAGGTTTGCTAATCCATGTGTTCTGTATAGATAAATATATTTTCCTTAATCTCAAAACATGTATAAATATATTCGGTGTATGTATTTTTCACCAAACTGACTCGGATTCCAAAGTGCTTTCCCATGAAAGGAAGTGGTCATGAGAAGACGAAAAGATAAAAGGGAGGGAGATTTTAAAAAGCCCAAAGGGAGGGATCAGGAAGAGAGTTGGGAGAGgatgtggggagagggaggaggctgTTTAGGACACTCCCTCTTGGTGATGGACAACTCAACCAGTGTCGAAGCACCCTTACATGAGGTAAACTCTCAGAGGGCACACTACAGTACGCTGACAAACATACTGGCATTGTTCTCCACTTGAAACAGGTGGTTTGGGGGAATCCAAAAGAATAATACAATAGCGAGGAATAAACGActaatcaaatatatattttttgtttaaaTACTGAACGCACCAAGGATTTTAAATAGAAGCTACATAAAGGTTGAGGAAGACATCTGGAAACATCTGGAGTTAAAGACGCAAGTGGACGTAACAAACAAAGGATCTTTAATGACTAAAAAGTTCCCCAGAATTGTGGATTAAAGAACTATAGATCAAGAGAGGTGGACGACAGATAATTTTCCCACTGAGGATTTGATTCCTTGTTCCTTGCGTGGGATCTGGTTGTTGCCAGCCAACATTGAGGCGCGACAGGTGTGGTGTTTTTTCCTTATTCTTCTGAAGACCAATTAGACTGAAAACGGGTCTGATTATTTGATTCTCTCAAATTTGATTGACCACCAATCTTGGTAGCACCTGCCCTTTGACTTATCCACTTTCAAACTCCATCAAATGTACTTCTCCAAAGGGAGAGATTTCAAAGAGATTGTTTGTTATCATCAAAACACATAAAAAAAGTTGTCATTTTACCCTTGCTTTCATTTTATTGTCTGTTGTGTATATCACATGAGTAGAGTCGTGTTGGGGTAGAAGAGAAAAGACAAGCGGAGAGATTTAAAGTagtagaggaagggaggagacggCCGATAAACAGAGGGAACTAAAGGAGTAAACATCTCTTAGTGTCCACCGTTGATCTAAACACAACTCATCACAAATCACAGAGGTGCATTTGTCAGTGACGGATACGTACAAGACAAACAGTTTGgcgcacacagacagacgggaCATGCAAATGGTTTGAGACACAGTTAACAGCCCCTCTGTGGTGTGCGTTGCAGAATATTACTTGCTCTCTTGTGGACCGAAGGCCAAAAGAACATAGAAGAACCCAACCAAAGACTTGTCGGTTACACATAGAGAGAATAGGAAAACAGCCGGGTAGAGCTTCTTCCACTATGGCAACGGACACCTTGGAAGATGTGCCTCAGACCACACAGAGCTTGGACAGACCGGATGGCTTCAGGACGTGCGTCGATACCCACGCCTGCCCGTGTTCAGGAAGAAGACTCATCCATGACAACAGCAGCAAGTACACCTACCGGCGCCTTCTCCAACTCCCGCTCTTCCCTGTGGCCCTCCTCCTTGCCCCCTTGCTGCTCTGCCTCTGGGGCCACCAGGCCCAGGGAGTCGTCCACTCCAGCTTCCGCCGCCTCAGCAGCCGAGAGAAGAAGGAGATGCAGAGGGAGATCCTGTCCATCCTGGGTCTACCGGGTCGGCCCAGACCCCATCCTCCCCTCCGACCGCCCTCCTCAGCCCCCCTCTTCATGCTGGACCTGTACCACGCTGTGTCGGCCAAGGGGGATGAGGGAAACGGAATGGGGAATTGGGTAGGGGGTCTGGGGTTCGGCGGTGCGGATGGGTTGTCGGGCCACGTCAGCCATGCTGCCCTGCCCACGCTCAACACGTATACGGCGCCGCTGGGGACGGTGGTTAGCGAGGCCGATACGGTCATGAGCTTCGTCAACCTGGGTGAGTTACTGACCGTTGATACACctgcgttttttttttttttaattcctGGGTTTTAATTGGCtattgttattgacttgttatCCAATTAGTTGGGAGTTGTTGTTTGTTCAGCCAATGGCCTCCCAACAGGGATTTCCAAATAGAAGCTCCACGGCACGATCTGGCCAAGAACTTCTCCTGTGATCCTTTTACATGTCTTGCAAAAGAGCCCAGTAACTGAATAAAGGACATATTGTTGGATTGTTCAATGAGAAACGAGGCCAACCTGGCAACGTTATGTAGTGGTGAACCAGTTCACCTCTCAGGGACAGTCTTGTTATCACAAGAGAGACTTTTCCTGTGCTGCACCAgcccagacagtagacctacagatGCTTATCTGACACAGCAATACAAATTAAACATCCTTTTCCCAGTCATTTCCTTCCACTAATCTCTGGAATAAGATGGATAACCTTGTTGCCGTGGgaaaacatgattccatgttatttcTCTTCACATTTTGCATTGCGTCGACACTTGATATGCtagtttttctttgtttttctaCAGTATTTGGACATACGTGATCATGTCTATTGCTGTGTCATACATtacacaaaaatatatttttttagacgTAATTATGCATTTCAGCTAATGTTTCACTAGATCTTATTTTGACAATGTCTGGTGTGTCGCCTTGAACCACCATTTTAAGGCCATCTAACCAATCTAGACAGATTCTCATTTATAGCCCCTGTCAGTTGGAATCAAAAATacacccatcacacacacaccctatcaaTCCGACCCAGTCAAGGCCGTGCAACGTGCTCAAGACAGTGCGTAGGGGACACAGCTGTAAGGAATTACAGGCCCCactgatatatacacacacacacagacacacacacacacaaatggagaAACAGCAGAGGACCGCTCTAAAAATACTCCCCAACCTGTAGTTAGTGGTGTGTATGTTGAGCTGCTGCTGCGGTTGAAGGCCCTTAGTGAGTCTAATTACAGCACACTACAGGGCCCCGACCGTGGTTGTTAATGTGCTCTGCTGGGCTCCCGAGAGAGTGTGGGGGTGCGTGTGTGTCCTCTTGCTTGGGACACTGCGTCTGTGGCGAGAGACTAGCGTGTGTGTCCTTCCCTTATCGTTCTTCGTCTTTCCCTgtcgcctctctctcccctctctacattATCACTATACTTTCCCCCTTCACTGGGCATCGCCTGCACTCCTCTCTCCACATGTCTGCTCCGCTCTTTCCCCCTAATTTCCATTGACTCAGTCACTCATCCTCCCGTCTCCCTCTACACCTTCCCACTTctgttgctcttctctctccctcggtctTCTCATTCACCACTTTCATGTTAGATTGATTGCTCCACTAATTGCTCTTTcgtccccctccttctccctccttcttgtGTCACGTGGGAATGTCTTTCTCATACACTATGTGTCGTACAATGAGTATATCTCTGTTTGTCTTGGTCTTTTCGGGGAGTGGAAGTAATGTGTAGAGTAGATGTGAGCACGTGTGAATGAGGCGTTGCGCTGTTTAAATGCGGGGGGGAAAAATGTCTTTGGCATTACAtcgacctccctctctcctcttctctctcagtgGAGCAAGAGCGTGACCTGCTGCAGCCGCGGCCGTACTGGAAGGAGTTCCGTTTTGACCTGACGCCCCTCCCCCAGGGGGAAACGGTCACAGCTGCAGAGTTTCGCATTTATAAGACCCTGACCATGGGCCAGAGGGCCAACCGCAGCCTGCACATCTCCGTCTACGAGATCCAACGGGAGAACAAACACAGGTTCCTGCCACTAGATCACCTGGttatttaactctctctctctctctttgacacATTTAAATGATCAACTTTGGGTTTTTTGCATTAAAAAGGATGAGAGTGCATTTTCTTTCTGATTCCCCTCACTCTCTTGACATGCTCTCCCTTCACTCCATACACCATGGTTTGGCTTATCGTTccagatgttttttgtttgttgctttGGCAAAATGCAATGTCGAATTTGTTTTGCTCTTCACCCTGGCTTCACAGAACTCCTTGCAGAATAACTCATTGGCCACGTTGTGGCTTGTGAGGACGCCTTGTACAAACCTGGTTCTCGAGAGCTGAAGCTCAGTGGCTGTTTCTCTCtattgcaaatcaaatcaaatcaaattgatttgtcacatacacatggttagcagatgttaatccgagtgtagcgaaatgcttgtgcttctagttccgaccgtgcagtaataaccaacgagtaatctaactaacaattccaaaagtactaccttatacacacaagggtaaagggataaagaatatgtacataaagatatatgaatgagtgatggtacagagcggcataggcaagatgcagtagatggtatcgagtacagtatatacatatgagat
This window of the Oncorhynchus keta strain PuntledgeMale-10-30-2019 chromosome 20, Oket_V2, whole genome shotgun sequence genome carries:
- the LOC118399253 gene encoding bone morphogenetic protein 8B-like isoform X6 translates to MATDTLEDVPQTTQSLDRPDGFRTCVDTHACPCSGRRLIHDNSSKYTYRRLLQLPLFPVALLLAPLLLCLWGHQAQGVVHSSFRRLSSREKKEMQREILSILGLPGRPRPHPPLRPPSSAPLFMLDLYHAVSAKGDEGNGMGNWVGGLGFGGADGLSGHVSHAALPTLNTYTAPLGTVVSEADTVMSFVNLVEQERDLLQPRPYWKEFRFDLTPLPQGETVTAAEFRIYKTLTMGQRANRSLHISVYEIQRENKHREPELVLLDMQSVPAGQEGWLAFDVTSASNRWLLHPRSNLGIRLYVETEEDRSLSAGWVGLVGRRGPRSKQPFMVTFFRASQAPCRPPRAVKPNPHKKKPKYDLPLPSIHDHSHVNSGRQACKRHELYVRFSDRDWKVHLLKPDEVPKACCAPTKLSPISVLFYDDNNNVILKKHRNMVVKTCGCL
- the LOC118399253 gene encoding bone morphogenetic protein 8B-like isoform X4 yields the protein MATDTLEDVPQTTQSLDRPDGFRTCVDTHACPCSGRRLIHDNSSKYTYRRLLQLPLFPVALLLAPLLLCLWGHQAQGVVHSSFRRLSSREKKEMQREILSILGLPGRPRPHPPLRPPSSAPLFMLDLYHAVSAKGDEGNGMGNWVGGLGFGGADGLSGHVSHAALPTLNTYTAPLGTVVSEADTVMSFVNLVEQERDLLQPRPYWKEFRFDLTPLPQGETVTAAEFRIYKTLTMGQRANRSLHISVYEIQRENKHREPELVLLDMQSVPAGQEGWLAFDVTSASNRWLLHPRSNLGIRLYVETEEDRSLSAGWVGLVGRRGPRSKQPFMVTFFRASQAPCRPPRAVKPNPHKKKPKYDLPLPSIHGEVLQDHSHVNSGRQACKRHELYVSFSDLGWKDWVLAPTGYSAFYCDGECLYPLGSCMNATNHAMIQLVVHLLKPDEVPKMRAAHPPSSVPSQYSSTMTTTT
- the LOC118399253 gene encoding bone morphogenetic protein 8B-like isoform X2, translated to MATDTLEDVPQTTQSLDRPDGFRTCVDTHACPCSGRRLIHDNSSKYTYRRLLQLPLFPVALLLAPLLLCLWGHQAQGVVHSSFRRLSSREKKEMQREILSILGLPGRPRPHPPLRPPSSAPLFMLDLYHAVSAKGDEGNGMGNWVGGLGFGGADGLSGHVSHAALPTLNTYTAPLGTVVSEADTVMSFVNLVEQERDLLQPRPYWKEFRFDLTPLPQGETVTAAEFRIYKTLTMGQRANRSLHISVYEIQRENKHREPELVLLDMQSVPAGQEGWLAFDVTSASNRWLLHPRSNLGIRLYVETEEDRSLSAGWVGLVGRRGPRSKQPFMVTFFRASQAPCRPPRAVKPNPHKKKPKYDLPLPSIHGEVLQDHSHVNSGRQACKRHELYVSFSDLGWKDWVLAPTGYSAFYCDGECLYPLGSCMNATNHAMIQLVVHLLKPDEVPKACCAPTKLSPISVLFYDDNNNVILKKHRNMVVKTCGCL
- the LOC118399253 gene encoding bone morphogenetic protein 8B-like isoform X5 produces the protein MATDTLEDVPQTTQSLDRPDGFRTCVDTHACPCSGRRLIHDNSSKYTYRRLLQLPLFPVALLLAPLLLCLWGHQAQGVVHSSFRRLSSREKKEMQREILSILGLPGRPRPHPPLRPPSSAPLFMLDLYHAVSAKGDEGNGMGNWVGGLGFGGADGLSGHVSHAALPTLNTYTAPLGTVVSEADTVMSFVNLVEQERDLLQPRPYWKEFRFDLTPLPQGETVTAAEFRIYKTLTMGQRANRSLHISVYEIQRENKHREPELVLLDMQSVPAGQEGWLAFDVTSASNRWLLHPRSNLGIRLYVETEEDRSLSAGWVGLVGRRGPRSKQPFMVTFFRASQAPCRPPRAVKPNPHKKKPKYDLPLPSIHGEVLQDHSHVNSGRQACKRHELYVRFSDRDWKVHLLKPDEVPKACCAPTKLSPISVLFYDDNNNVILKKHRNMVVKTCGCL
- the LOC118399253 gene encoding bone morphogenetic protein 8B-like isoform X3 is translated as MATDTLEDVPQTTQSLDRPDGFRTCVDTHACPCSGRRLIHDNSSKYTYRRLLQLPLFPVALLLAPLLLCLWGHQAQGVVHSSFRRLSSREKKEMQREILSILGLPGRPRPHPPLRPPSSAPLFMLDLYHAVSAKGDEGNGMGNWVGGLGFGGADGLSGHVSHAALPTLNTYTAPLGTVVSEADTVMSFVNLVEQERDLLQPRPYWKEFRFDLTPLPQGETVTAAEFRIYKTLTMGQRANRSLHISVYEIQRENKHREPELVLLDMQSVPAGQEGWLAFDVTSASNRWLLHPRSNLGIRLYVETEEDRSLSAGWVGLVGRRGPRSKQPFMVTFFRASQAPCRPPRAVKPNPHKKKPKYDLPLPSIHDHSHVNSGRQACKRHELYVSFSDLGWKDWVLAPTGYSAFYCDGECLYPLGSCMNATNHAMIQLVVHLLKPDEVPKACCAPTKLSPISVLFYDDNNNVILKKHRNMVVKTCGCL